Proteins from one Oscillatoria nigro-viridis PCC 7112 genomic window:
- a CDS encoding DUF2079 domain-containing protein produces the protein MQNRENFADDSEDISVSIAENREEGRSQLPSSLVWAIAAAAAIFFLCSSLRHALFQSTAFDLGIFDQAIYLIGQNQTPFSSLMGMHILGDHAAVIYYPLALLYKISPDVHWLLFVQAVALSLGAWPTWSLARLAGLNQEQSRAIALIYLLYPVVFNINLFDFHPEVIALPALLAAILAARLNKIVWFCTAILLVLSCKAVLSLTVVAMGFWLFFCEKKQRYGAIALLLGAAWFLIASQKIIPFFSGSEVAGVGRYSYLGKSVLEIIINLILKPQLVLGKILSFDTFKYLFLLTLPVIWLLLPFSGKLRLQYLTALIPALPTLLINILSDLPFQRSLAYQYSVPVIPFLFLAAIAKAERRNGEEIKGNKEEDKANKQHFLTGVNLPQIKNFRISQLWRGIQLPRIMIIWSLLIFLFLGEYKDFYLYLNRLDTWQATREAAAQVQPQSSILTDNRLAPHFAHRPIVKLLSQISPQTNLAEFQYILLNLRHPWPDTEKIGETLANQLKNSPDFHLTYQKNEVLLFKRIAN, from the coding sequence ATGCAGAATAGGGAAAATTTTGCTGATGACAGTGAGGACATCAGCGTCTCGATCGCCGAAAATAGAGAGGAAGGTCGATCGCAGCTACCGTCGAGTTTGGTTTGGGCGATCGCTGCTGCTGCGGCAATTTTCTTTTTGTGTAGCAGTTTGCGGCACGCTTTATTCCAATCAACTGCTTTCGATTTGGGAATTTTTGACCAAGCAATTTACTTGATCGGCCAAAACCAAACGCCTTTTTCTTCTTTAATGGGGATGCATATTTTGGGCGATCACGCAGCGGTAATATATTATCCGCTAGCTTTGCTGTACAAAATTTCCCCGGATGTGCATTGGCTGCTGTTCGTACAAGCAGTTGCATTATCCCTTGGCGCTTGGCCTACCTGGAGTTTAGCGCGTTTGGCAGGTTTAAATCAAGAACAATCCCGTGCGATCGCATTGATTTATTTGCTCTATCCGGTGGTATTTAACATCAATTTATTTGATTTTCACCCGGAAGTAATCGCTTTACCCGCACTTTTGGCAGCAATTTTGGCGGCGCGTTTAAATAAAATTGTGTGGTTTTGTACCGCTATTCTGTTAGTTCTCAGTTGCAAGGCGGTGTTGTCTCTAACCGTTGTTGCTATGGGTTTCTGGCTGTTTTTTTGCGAAAAAAAGCAACGGTACGGGGCGATCGCACTTTTGCTCGGTGCAGCTTGGTTTTTGATAGCTTCCCAGAAAATCATCCCCTTCTTTAGCGGCAGCGAAGTCGCTGGAGTCGGGCGCTACAGCTATTTAGGCAAATCCGTACTAGAAATTATCATCAATCTCATATTAAAACCACAGTTAGTATTAGGAAAAATTCTTTCCTTCGATACATTCAAATATTTATTTCTCCTCACCTTACCTGTGATTTGGCTGCTATTGCCATTCTCTGGCAAACTACGGCTACAATATCTAACAGCGCTAATTCCTGCCCTCCCTACCCTACTGATCAATATCCTCTCTGACTTGCCATTTCAACGCAGCTTAGCCTATCAGTATTCAGTACCTGTAATTCCCTTTTTATTTTTAGCAGCGATAGCGAAGGCAGAAAGAAGGAACGGAGAAGAAATAAAAGGCAACAAGGAAGAGGATAAAGCAAACAAGCAACATTTTTTAACAGGGGTCAATCTGCCACAAATTAAAAACTTCCGAATTTCTCAACTTTGGCGGGGAATTCAATTGCCGAGAATCATGATAATTTGGTCATTACTAATTTTCCTATTTCTGGGCGAATATAAAGATTTTTATCTGTACCTAAATAGACTAGATACCTGGCAAGCTACACGCGAAGCAGCCGCACAAGTTCAACCGCAAAGCAGTATTTTAACAGATAATAGACTTGCCCCTCACTTTGCCCACCGCCCAATAGTAAAATTGCTTTCACAAATTTCGCCCCAAACAAATTTAGCTGAATTTCAATACATATTATTAAACCTGCGCCATCCCTGGCCCGATACTGAAAAAATTGGTGAGACCTTAGCAAATCAACTTAAAAATTCTCCAGATTTTCACTTAACTTATCAAAAAAACGAAGTCCTGCTATTTAAACGAATCGCTAATTAA
- a CDS encoding DUF2079 domain-containing protein: protein MLTLKSLKFHPVFLMIGATAIVLFTASSARHALFQSTAFDLAIFDQAIYLISQNQTPFSSLMAINIWGDHAAFIFYPLALLYKIYPDVHWLLLVQAVSLALGAWPSWSLARQAGLNERKAIAISALYLLYPAVFNVNLFDFHPEVIALPALLAAILAARLNKTLWFCAAIVLVLSCKAVLSLTVAAMGLWLLCFDKKRKCGLIALFLGAGWFLVATQAVIPYFNQGREHAGIGRYQYLGNSVFEIAINLIVKPNLVLGRLFSVDTFEYLALLLLPVIWWLSPRHLSSLISAVPMWAMNILSDIPAQRDLIHQYSVPILPFLLVAVISSLAASNQHKGKTIFDRLPIPNYPLPRVIVIWSLIAFLALAKYGYFWTIYLNGIDTLPATKEAISLVETKGSVLTTAQIAPHLAHRPVVKLTHANAPPANLAEFDYVLLNFRYPGWMSDREFVKNLVTQLKNTPQFQLKYQRDDIYLFTKNH from the coding sequence ATGCTAACTTTAAAATCCCTAAAATTTCATCCAGTATTTTTAATGATTGGCGCGACAGCGATAGTCTTATTTACCGCCAGCAGCGCGCGGCACGCTTTGTTTCAGTCAACAGCATTCGACTTAGCAATTTTTGACCAAGCAATTTATTTAATATCCCAAAATCAAACGCCATTTTCCTCTTTAATGGCAATAAATATTTGGGGCGATCATGCCGCTTTTATTTTCTATCCACTAGCTTTACTTTACAAAATATATCCAGATGTTCACTGGCTTTTATTAGTGCAAGCTGTTTCTCTAGCTTTAGGTGCTTGGCCGAGTTGGAGTTTGGCACGTCAAGCGGGATTAAACGAACGAAAAGCAATTGCAATTTCAGCCCTATATCTGCTTTATCCCGCAGTATTTAATGTCAATCTCTTCGACTTCCACCCAGAAGTAATTGCTTTACCAGCACTGCTAGCAGCAATCTTAGCCGCGAGGCTGAATAAAACCTTATGGTTTTGTGCTGCTATTGTATTAGTTTTGAGCTGCAAAGCCGTGCTATCTTTAACTGTGGCTGCGATGGGTTTGTGGCTGTTGTGTTTTGACAAAAAACGCAAGTGTGGACTCATAGCTCTATTTCTAGGCGCGGGTTGGTTCCTGGTAGCTACTCAGGCAGTTATACCGTATTTTAATCAGGGAAGAGAACACGCGGGGATCGGGCGATATCAATATTTGGGAAACTCGGTTTTTGAAATTGCTATTAATTTAATAGTCAAGCCCAATTTAGTTTTAGGGCGTTTGTTTTCTGTAGATACTTTTGAATATTTAGCCTTATTGCTATTACCAGTAATTTGGTGGCTGTCCCCGCGTCATCTGTCATCTTTAATTAGTGCTGTGCCGATGTGGGCGATGAATATTCTTTCCGATATCCCCGCTCAGCGGGATTTAATTCATCAATATTCTGTGCCGATATTGCCGTTTTTGTTGGTTGCCGTAATTTCCAGTTTAGCAGCTAGCAATCAGCACAAGGGAAAGACTATATTTGATAGATTGCCAATTCCTAATTATCCATTGCCTAGAGTCATTGTAATTTGGTCGTTAATTGCTTTCTTAGCTTTAGCGAAATACGGCTATTTTTGGACTATTTATTTAAATGGGATCGACACTTTGCCAGCTACCAAAGAGGCAATTTCTCTTGTTGAAACCAAAGGCAGTGTTTTAACAACTGCTCAGATTGCTCCGCACTTAGCGCATCGCCCTGTAGTAAAATTAACTCACGCTAACGCGCCGCCTGCAAATCTCGCAGAATTTGATTATGTATTGCTGAACTTCAGATATCCTGGCTGGATGAGCGATCGAGAATTTGTTAAAAACCTAGTAACTCAACTAAAAAATACCCCTCAATTTCAACTAAAATATCAGCGAGACGACATATACCTATTTACTAAAAATCATTAG
- the cas6 gene encoding CRISPR-associated endoribonuclease Cas6, translated as MATSPNRTHTKKSLPSGLIWPADTELVGLVFELTPRAASYLYAQYAIGLHAWFLGQVQQTDPDLSQLLHDEQSEKAFTISGLEGDLLPGGKEFQLLGDRIYRWYVTGLSKPVVQWLSQWLQNLPEEIDLRNAPLLIRSWDIAFAPTTYQQLLTADPPFSPTIKLSFVTPTSFRSKGHHFPLPVPENIFHSYLRRWNNFSGLNFDQAEFLNWIDENAIISRHKLESQKVAAGKKGMVTGFTGAVEFGLGRSAHNRPDFVQLFYALGRLAPYCGTGHKTTFGLGQTRSQWLTEALPEVSIQSVLAARIDELTQKFMAQRKRTGGSRAAEIAETWATILARRELGESLFDIAADLEMPYATVKTYVKLARRALKVED; from the coding sequence ATGGCAACTTCCCCGAACCGCACCCACACCAAAAAATCTCTTCCTTCTGGGCTGATTTGGCCGGCTGACACCGAGTTAGTCGGATTAGTGTTTGAATTGACTCCCCGCGCTGCTAGCTATCTGTACGCGCAGTATGCTATAGGTTTGCACGCTTGGTTTTTAGGTCAAGTACAGCAAACTGACCCGGATTTATCGCAACTTTTGCACGATGAACAATCAGAAAAAGCCTTTACTATTTCGGGATTGGAAGGTGATTTGCTTCCCGGTGGCAAAGAATTTCAGCTTTTGGGCGATCGAATTTATCGCTGGTACGTAACAGGACTTTCAAAGCCAGTAGTGCAGTGGCTGAGTCAGTGGCTGCAAAATTTGCCCGAAGAGATAGATTTGCGAAATGCTCCGCTGCTAATTCGCTCTTGGGATATTGCTTTTGCTCCCACAACTTACCAGCAATTATTAACAGCAGACCCCCCTTTTTCGCCCACCATCAAACTTAGTTTTGTGACTCCTACAAGCTTTCGCAGCAAAGGCCACCACTTCCCTTTGCCAGTTCCCGAAAATATTTTTCACAGCTATTTGCGCCGCTGGAATAACTTTTCTGGGCTGAATTTTGACCAAGCAGAATTTTTGAATTGGATTGATGAAAATGCAATTATTAGCCGCCACAAATTGGAGTCGCAAAAGGTAGCGGCGGGCAAAAAAGGCATGGTAACGGGATTCACTGGGGCTGTGGAATTTGGGCTAGGGCGATCGGCTCACAATCGCCCTGATTTTGTACAATTATTTTATGCTTTGGGGCGGTTAGCGCCTTACTGCGGCACTGGCCACAAAACAACTTTTGGATTGGGACAAACGCGATCGCAATGGTTGACAGAAGCGCTACCTGAAGTGTCGATACAAAGCGTATTGGCGGCGCGAATAGATGAATTGACACAGAAGTTTATGGCACAAAGAAAGCGTACAGGTGGAAGTCGCGCTGCTGAGATTGCTGAAACTTGGGCGACGATTTTGGCGCGCCGGGAATTGGGGGAATCTTTGTTTGATATTGCGGCTGATTTGGAAATGCCTTATGCAACTGTGAAAACTTACGTGAAGTTGGCCAGAAGGGCTTTGAAAGTCGAGGATTAG
- a CDS encoding ferredoxin-thioredoxin reductase catalytic domain-containing protein encodes MNTTEKSKLSNEKTLEAMKNFSETYAKRTGTYFCSEPSVTAVVIEGLAKHKDELGAPLCPCRHYEDKEAEVKAAYWNCPCIPMRERKECHCMLFLTPDNDFAGTTQEIGMDQIQAVRETM; translated from the coding sequence ATGAACACAACAGAAAAATCTAAACTATCCAACGAAAAAACTTTGGAGGCGATGAAGAATTTCTCCGAAACCTACGCCAAGCGCACGGGAACTTACTTTTGTTCCGAACCTTCCGTCACTGCTGTCGTGATAGAAGGACTAGCAAAACACAAAGATGAACTAGGCGCTCCCTTATGCCCTTGTCGCCATTACGAAGATAAAGAAGCCGAAGTAAAAGCCGCCTACTGGAACTGTCCCTGCATTCCCATGCGCGAGCGCAAAGAGTGTCACTGTATGTTATTTCTGACGCCAGATAACGATTTCGCTGGAACGACTCAGGAAATAGGAATGGATCAGATTCAAGCGGTCAGAGAGACTATGTAA
- a CDS encoding DUF309 domain-containing protein codes for MTEEIPLEFCQGIEQFNCQEFYACHDTLEALWMEADEPEKRFYQGILQIAVALYHLGNQNWRGAVILLGEGINRLSYYQPSYAGIAVEDLLGQSAKLLSALQQAGPEKVAEFVPLFAGTEVAGLQLPRIIKVEGETRLRKGDSNGR; via the coding sequence ATGACAGAGGAAATCCCGCTCGAATTTTGCCAAGGTATCGAACAGTTTAACTGCCAAGAATTTTACGCTTGTCACGATACTTTAGAGGCTTTGTGGATGGAAGCCGACGAGCCGGAAAAAAGGTTTTATCAGGGAATATTGCAAATTGCAGTGGCGCTTTATCACTTAGGAAATCAAAACTGGCGCGGTGCAGTAATATTGCTGGGAGAAGGAATAAATCGGCTCAGTTATTATCAGCCCAGTTATGCTGGAATTGCTGTTGAAGACTTGCTCGGACAAAGTGCTAAACTTTTGAGCGCTTTGCAACAAGCTGGCCCGGAAAAAGTAGCAGAATTTGTGCCGTTGTTCGCAGGTACAGAAGTTGCAGGCTTGCAATTGCCACGAATTATCAAAGTAGAAGGTGAAACCCGATTGAGAAAAGGAGATTCCAACGGTAGGTAA
- a CDS encoding SMI1/KNR4 family protein, with amino-acid sequence MDIVEFRGISFVVATPPLQPISIQDLSAIEDCLGFLFPEDYRAFVNTLGLGETDLSIRTLPPQEILDSYLSEVRGRLSGDWFWAKNPDVLTQAQAIECVPFFDSSSGDDILFHPSDLNRWFILPHEGEEAIVVHSFQELCDFYLRRSNDLQPPYKFYGYDDI; translated from the coding sequence ATGGATATAGTTGAATTTCGAGGCATTTCGTTTGTTGTAGCGACTCCACCGCTACAGCCCATCTCTATTCAAGATTTATCTGCGATTGAGGATTGTCTAGGCTTTCTATTTCCGGAAGATTACCGTGCGTTCGTGAATACATTAGGACTGGGCGAAACCGACCTGAGCATAAGAACACTTCCTCCACAGGAAATTTTGGATAGCTATCTTAGTGAGGTTCGTGGTAGATTGTCTGGGGACTGGTTCTGGGCTAAAAATCCCGATGTACTTACACAAGCTCAAGCTATTGAGTGTGTCCCATTCTTTGATAGCTCTAGCGGTGACGATATTCTGTTCCATCCATCTGACCTAAATCGTTGGTTCATTTTGCCTCATGAAGGAGAGGAAGCCATTGTTGTTCACTCTTTTCAGGAACTCTGTGATTTCTATTTGCGAAGATCTAATGATTTGCAACCTCCCTATAAGTTCTACGGTTATGATGATATCTGA
- a CDS encoding LptA/OstA family protein — protein MMPSAKLLNSRIFKGLSLLLPLTLAGAIASPTYPQAGPPRTLSVRSDIQEADSKTGIVTARGNVQINYPARQIQATAAQAQYFSRERRIILSGDVYVLQQGNSLRGETITYLIDEGRFIALPDNPGQVESVYLVAPEQDAAAQNAVGSQRPPVNPQPAIKPPASPRTAPR, from the coding sequence ATGATGCCCTCCGCTAAACTACTCAATTCCCGAATATTCAAAGGATTATCGCTGCTGTTGCCCCTCACTCTGGCAGGCGCGATCGCCTCTCCCACTTACCCGCAAGCCGGCCCCCCCCGCACTCTCAGCGTGCGATCGGACATTCAAGAAGCCGACTCCAAAACCGGCATCGTGACAGCCCGCGGCAACGTCCAAATCAACTATCCAGCCCGCCAAATACAAGCAACTGCGGCTCAAGCTCAATATTTCAGCCGCGAGCGCCGGATCATTCTCAGCGGAGATGTTTACGTATTGCAGCAGGGCAACAGCCTGCGCGGCGAAACCATAACATACCTCATCGACGAAGGGCGGTTTATTGCCCTGCCAGACAACCCAGGACAGGTAGAATCTGTTTATCTGGTTGCCCCGGAACAAGATGCGGCAGCCCAAAATGCAGTTGGCTCCCAACGTCCCCCAGTAAATCCTCAGCCCGCTATTAAACCGCCCGCAAGCCCCCGAACAGCTCCCAGGTAA
- the lptB gene encoding LPS export ABC transporter ATP-binding protein, which produces MKIVLENIHKSYGKRNVVSRVNLSVSQGEIVGLLGPNGAGKTTTFYIATGLEKPNQGTVWLNDLDITKLAMHQRAHLGIGYLAQEASIFRNMSVRDNILLVLEQTQVPRWEWRERVDFLLQEFRLEKIASSLGIQISGGERRRTELARALAAGRDGPMFLFLDEPFAGVDPIAVDEIQTIIAKLRDRKIGILITDHNVRETLEITDRAYIMRDGQILASGAEEELYSNPLVRQYYLGDNFVR; this is translated from the coding sequence ATGAAAATTGTACTCGAAAATATTCACAAATCCTACGGAAAACGCAATGTAGTCAGTCGCGTCAACCTGTCGGTATCCCAAGGAGAAATCGTAGGATTGCTCGGCCCCAACGGTGCAGGCAAAACCACAACATTTTACATAGCAACCGGATTAGAAAAACCCAATCAAGGCACCGTTTGGCTAAACGATTTAGACATCACTAAATTGGCGATGCACCAGCGAGCGCATTTGGGAATTGGCTATCTCGCTCAAGAAGCAAGCATTTTCCGAAACATGAGCGTGCGGGACAACATTTTGTTAGTCCTAGAACAAACTCAAGTGCCGCGCTGGGAATGGCGCGAGCGAGTCGATTTCCTATTGCAAGAATTTCGCTTAGAAAAAATAGCATCCAGTTTGGGAATTCAAATATCGGGGGGCGAAAGGCGGCGGACTGAACTGGCGAGAGCATTAGCCGCTGGGCGAGACGGGCCCATGTTCCTATTTTTAGACGAACCGTTTGCAGGCGTCGATCCAATCGCCGTAGACGAAATTCAAACGATTATTGCCAAACTGCGCGATCGTAAAATCGGCATCCTCATCACCGATCACAACGTCCGAGAAACCCTCGAAATTACCGATCGAGCCTACATCATGCGAGACGGCCAAATTTTAGCCTCCGGGGCTGAAGAAGAACTCTACAGCAACCCTTTAGTGCGACAGTATTACTTAGGTGACAACTTCGTGCGATAG
- a CDS encoding LptF/LptG family permease yields the protein MKIARSNSLNPINWLPRISVMDWYITKELIGPFLFGVGLFTSVAVTVGALFELVRRVAESGLPYGAAIEIFLLQIPYFVVLAFPMSMLLATLMAYSRMSSDSELIALRSCGVSVYRLILPAVIMSLIVAGFTFALQELVVPAASYRATLTLDRALKREKPTFQDKNIIYTEFSKPEKGGDEILARFFYAEQFDGQKMKGLTIIDRSTPGLNQIVSSESATWNPSENTWDFFNGTAYIVSPDGSYRNIVRFQHQQLQLPRTPLDLAARARDFKEMNIAQALERLDIIKNSGDEPQIRKLKVRIQEKYAFPFVCMVFGLVGAALGTQPRRSGRGTSFGISVVVIFTYYVFSFITSSMGVKAVLTPILSAWLPIVFGLGIGGFLLVRAAAR from the coding sequence ATGAAAATAGCAAGATCCAATTCTTTGAATCCCATCAACTGGCTGCCGAGAATTTCAGTAATGGACTGGTACATTACCAAAGAACTAATCGGCCCATTTTTATTTGGCGTCGGACTCTTTACCTCCGTCGCCGTCACAGTTGGAGCTTTATTTGAATTAGTCCGCAGAGTAGCAGAATCCGGTCTCCCCTACGGCGCAGCCATAGAAATTTTTCTCCTGCAAATTCCCTACTTCGTAGTATTGGCTTTCCCCATGTCAATGCTGCTAGCAACCTTAATGGCCTACAGCCGAATGTCCAGCGACAGCGAACTCATCGCCCTCCGCAGTTGCGGAGTTAGCGTTTACCGATTGATACTGCCTGCTGTGATAATGAGTTTAATTGTTGCAGGATTCACCTTTGCTTTGCAAGAGTTAGTTGTACCCGCCGCCAGCTACAGAGCAACTCTGACTTTAGACAGAGCCCTGAAGCGAGAAAAACCGACATTTCAAGATAAAAATATTATCTACACAGAATTTAGCAAACCCGAAAAAGGCGGCGACGAAATCCTCGCCCGCTTTTTTTATGCAGAACAATTTGACGGCCAGAAAATGAAAGGTTTAACAATTATCGATCGCTCCACCCCAGGCCTCAATCAAATCGTTTCTTCAGAATCAGCTACTTGGAATCCCTCAGAAAATACCTGGGATTTTTTCAACGGAACCGCTTATATAGTTTCTCCTGACGGCTCTTACCGCAATATAGTTAGATTTCAACACCAGCAATTGCAACTCCCCCGCACGCCCTTAGATTTAGCTGCTAGAGCGCGGGATTTCAAGGAAATGAACATTGCCCAAGCTTTAGAGCGTTTGGATATCATTAAAAACAGCGGCGACGAACCGCAAATTCGCAAATTAAAGGTGCGAATACAAGAAAAATATGCTTTTCCTTTCGTGTGCATGGTATTTGGTTTAGTGGGAGCAGCTTTGGGAACTCAACCGCGCCGCTCCGGCCGAGGAACGAGTTTTGGTATTAGCGTAGTTGTGATTTTTACTTACTACGTATTTTCTTTCATCACCAGTTCTATGGGCGTGAAAGCTGTTTTGACTCCGATTCTTTCGGCTTGGCTGCCGATCGTGTTTGGCTTGGGAATCGGGGGATTTTTGTTGGTGCGGGCAGCCGCTAGGTAA
- the pgl gene encoding 6-phosphogluconolactonase has protein sequence MKKVVEVLANREQLIDRSLEIVLSKISEAIAERGLCTIAAAGGSTPEPLYRALCAQDLPWDKIHVFWGDERYVPPEHPDSNQRMARLAWLDRVNIPASNIHPMPTGAGDPAADAAAHQTELQQFFKVSDGEFPAFDIILLGIGDDAHTASLFPGTAALEVRDALVTVGNKDGQPRITFTVPLINRARCVIFMVAGASKQPALAQIFAPAADEMTYPARLVQPDGELWWLLDAAAGEAVK, from the coding sequence ATGAAAAAAGTAGTTGAAGTATTAGCAAATCGGGAACAACTAATAGATCGATCGCTGGAGATTGTGCTGTCGAAAATCTCAGAAGCCATAGCAGAACGCGGACTTTGTACGATCGCCGCAGCGGGCGGAAGCACACCCGAACCGCTCTACAGAGCGCTCTGTGCCCAAGACCTGCCTTGGGACAAAATTCACGTGTTCTGGGGCGACGAACGCTACGTTCCCCCAGAACACCCAGACAGCAATCAAAGAATGGCGCGCCTCGCGTGGCTCGATCGAGTGAATATCCCCGCCAGCAACATCCACCCCATGCCCACAGGCGCCGGCGACCCCGCAGCCGACGCTGCGGCGCACCAAACCGAATTGCAGCAGTTCTTCAAAGTATCCGACGGCGAGTTTCCTGCTTTCGACATCATTTTATTGGGCATAGGAGACGACGCCCACACAGCCTCTCTATTTCCCGGCACAGCAGCCTTGGAAGTCCGCGACGCCCTAGTAACTGTCGGCAACAAAGACGGTCAACCCCGCATTACCTTTACAGTCCCCTTAATCAACCGGGCCCGGTGCGTCATCTTCATGGTCGCAGGAGCCAGCAAACAACCCGCCCTTGCTCAAATTTTTGCCCCCGCAGCCGACGAAATGACTTATCCAGCCAGACTCGTTCAACCAGATGGCGAGCTTTGGTGGCTGCTCGATGCGGCGGCTGGCGAAGCAGTAAAATAG
- a CDS encoding FHA domain-containing protein produces the protein MIVCPNCNHQNPDGASQCEACYTPLPVTASCSNCGAAVQTDAAFCGQCGFNLRPGSIVPEVEVTVPSPSPVGPTVVSSPAPDLVPPDPLMAMEPLVTLNKGLNLEKSPASIPTIPDPPPSPSVPVTTESVATPVNISPPVPGPQPAGVAKTQLQQQSARLLHVQTNTPMELPHSLSVVHIGKPNDLVPPDIDVSGFANSEIVSRVHANLRVEGDACYLEDVGSSNGTYVNNTPLPKGNRHRLRPGDRISLGKGDLVTFLFQIS, from the coding sequence ATGATTGTCTGTCCCAATTGCAATCACCAGAACCCCGACGGGGCCAGCCAGTGCGAGGCTTGCTACACGCCTTTACCTGTTACCGCAAGTTGCTCGAACTGCGGTGCAGCAGTTCAGACAGATGCAGCATTTTGCGGCCAGTGTGGCTTTAACTTGCGTCCGGGTTCCATAGTTCCAGAAGTTGAGGTAACAGTACCGTCCCCGTCGCCTGTAGGCCCCACAGTGGTATCGTCACCGGCGCCCGATTTAGTGCCACCCGATCCCCTGATGGCAATGGAACCTCTAGTTACCCTGAATAAGGGGCTCAACTTGGAAAAAAGTCCCGCCAGCATTCCGACGATTCCAGATCCCCCGCCTTCGCCCTCGGTTCCTGTTACAACTGAATCGGTGGCAACACCAGTAAATATCTCTCCTCCGGTTCCGGGCCCACAGCCAGCAGGTGTAGCTAAAACTCAACTGCAACAGCAGTCGGCGCGCCTGCTGCACGTTCAGACAAATACGCCGATGGAATTGCCTCACAGTCTGTCTGTGGTTCACATAGGCAAGCCAAATGACTTAGTGCCGCCGGATATTGATGTTTCGGGATTTGCTAATTCTGAGATAGTTTCTCGGGTACACGCAAATCTCCGGGTGGAGGGAGATGCTTGCTACCTAGAAGATGTAGGCAGTTCCAACGGCACTTACGTCAACAATACTCCGCTACCCAAGGGAAACCGCCACCGGTTGCGACCGGGA